The Klebsiella africana sequence GCCTTTGACCACCGGATTATGGATGGTATTGGCTTCGTCGCTGGCCTTTTCGGGATCGTGGGCGCTATAGGAGCGCTTCATCGACTCCGCGGCCTCGCGCAGTTCATCCATCGAGGCTTTCAACTCCGGAGTCAGGTTATTCAGGCTAGCCTTTTCCACCTTCTTCAGGCTCTCCTGGAACTCCTGCAGTTTTAGCTCCTGGGCCAGCTCATTTTGTACCGTGGTCGCCAGCGAACGTAACGTACGGATCCAGCCAACTACCGTTTTAACCGCTACGGGAAGCCGCTGTGGCCCCAGAACAATGAGGCCAATCACAAACACCAGCAGTAGTTCACTAAAACCAATATCGAACACGAGTTACACCTGCTCTTTGTCGTGGCGTTTTGTCTCGTCTTTTTTTGCATCATCCTGTTTATCGGCGATGGTTTTCGCCGTGAAATCTGCGTCTGGCGCCGACTTTTCGGGTTTATCATCATCACTCATGGCTTTTTTAAAGCCTTTGATAGATGCCCCTAAGTCAGACCCCAGTGAGCTCAGCTTCTTCGTCCCGAAAAGCAGAACTACGATGACGACAACAATTAATAACTGCCAAATACTGATACCACCCATACACGTTCCCCTATGACAGATGATGAATTGTGTGGACGCATTATACACGCCATCCTGCGAGCTGCCTCTTCGTCAGGCCACCGACATGATTTTGCGCAAATAAGCCTGCGTCATGAAGAGCGAACCGATCAGTGGGTTTTCCGCCAGCCAATAAGCCAGGTCACCACACCGCCGGCCATCAGCCAGCCGGGCATCATTCCCCACTCAGGACGATGGATAAAGAGCAGCGTACCACTGAGCAATAAAACCGCGCCTATACCAAACAGGTAACGGGACTGCCCCTGGCGGACATGACGCACATGCATATCCCGCACGATAGTATCGACGCTGGTCTGCAGCTGTTTGCTCTGCTGCAGGCTCTGATACACCAGCTCAGGTATTTCAGGCATTCTTTCGATCCAGAACGGCGCTTTATCTTTAAACGCGCGCACCAGCGCCGGAATGCCGACCTGATCTTTGATCCACGACTCGAGGAAAGGCTTCGCCGTTTTCCACAAGTCTAACTGAGGATAGAGCTGCCGGCCTACCCCTTCTACGTAAAGTAATGTCTTCTGTAGTAAAACGAGCTGCGGCTGGACTTCCATATTGAAACGCCGCGCGGTATTGAACAGATTAAGCAGCACATGGCCGAAGGAGATCTCCGCCAGCGGCTTCTCAAAGATCGGCTCGCAGACCGTGCGGATCGCGAACTCAAACTCTTCGACATTCGTATCGGGTGGTACCCAACCGGAATCGACGTGCAGCTCAGCCACCTTACGATAATCGCGGTTAAAGAAGGCGATAAAGTTTTCCGCCAGATAGCGTTTATCTTCTTTGTTCAGCGAGCCGACAATACCGCAGTCGATGCCGATATACTGCGGATCTTCCGGATGCTCGTAGCTGACGAATATGTTGCCAGGGTGCATATCGGCATGGAAGAAGCTGTCGCGGAACACCTGGGTGAAGAAGACCTGCACACCCCGCTCCGCCAGCAGCTGCATGTTGGTGCCCTGGGCCTCCAGCGCCTCCACATCGGACACCGGGATACCGTAAATGCGCTCCATTACCATCATGCTTTCGCTACAGTAGTCGGGGTATACCTCCGGCACGTACAGCATCGGGCTGTCTTCGAAATTGCGCCGCAGCTGAATAGCGTTGGCGGATTCCCGCAGCAGGTTCAGCTCGTCCAGCAGCGTTTTTTCATATTCGCGGACTACCTCCTGCGGGCGCAGACGGCGGCCGTCAGGCAACAGACGCGGTACCCAGCGCGCCAGGCGATAGATGAGCTTCATGTCCGCTTTAATGATCGGCAAAATATCCGGGCGGATAACCTTGATCACCACCTCTTTGCCATTCTCTTTCAGACGCGCGGTATGCACCTGGGCGATGGACGCCGAGGCTAACGGCTCAACGGAAAAATCATCAAACCAGGCCTCTACCGGCAGGCCGCCCATCGCTTTCTCTATCTGCTGCTGCGCGAGCTTACCTTCAAAGGGCGCCACGCGGTCCTGCAACAGCGCCAGCTGATCGGCAATTTGTGGCGGAAAGAGATCCCGGCGGGTGGAAAGCATCTGGCCGAATTTTATCCACACCGGCCCCAGCTCCTGGAGCGCCAGCCGCAGACGGGCGCCAAGAGGCTGATCCTGATGTCGGTTTGGCATCCAGAACAGCATCCGCCGCCAGATACGCAGCGGCAGCGTGATCCGCATTTTGGGGATGAGCTCATCGAGCCCGTAGCTCAAAAAGGTGTGGATGATGAAATACAGGCGCCGTAATTCTCCTGGCGTCATTTGCCCTCCAGCGTTTCCAGCCGTTTTTCCAGTGCGGCCAGCGCGCGCTCAATAGCCGTTGTCTCTTCAGCAAACCAGGCCAGTTCCAGCGGCCCCGGCGCCAGCCGCCACTCTTCAGTGATCGCTTCCGCGACATAGCGCTGCTGGCGCTCTGCGCCCTTCAGCAGAAACTGAGCGCCGCCGCGCAGGACTTTACCGACGCCTTCGGCCACGATATCACCGGTATAGGGCGCCAGCAGTTCAGCAGGGTCGAACTCCGCCAGATCGCAAAGGGAGACCATGTTCTGCACCACCTGCAGATCGCCCTGCACTTCCAGATCTCCGCTGCGAATAAGCGCCGTGAGCTGCTGACGATTGCGCAGTTTTGGCAGCACGCTGAGCCGGGTAATCACGGTGCAATCGGCCTCTCCGTCCCAGGCGCTCAGGACGTCAACCTGGCGTTCGCTGAAAACCAGCACCACGGGCGTGGCGAAATCCTGCAGCTGGACCCGCAACACCTTGCCCAGCAGGCGCTGGCGAGCGGGTTTAAGCGCTTTGTCGCGCCAGAGGAAAGTATTCAGCGCTGTTTCAATGCCAGCGGTCACCAGGGGTGTGAAAGGCATAGCGTCCCTCCTGTCAGAACTTGTAACCGCGATGCAAAGCGACGATACCCGCCGTCAGGTTGTAGTAATCCACATTTTCGAAGCCCGCGTCCTGCATCATCCCTTTCAGGGTTTCCTGGTCTGGATGCATGCGAATAGATTCCGCCAGGTAACGATAGCTGTCGCCGTCTTTTGCCACCAGCTCGCCCACCTTCGGCAGGATATGGAAGGAGTAAGCATCGTAGGCTTTGCTCAGCGGTTCGATAATCGGTTTAGAAAACTCCAGCACCAGCAGGCGTCCGCCCGGTTTCAGTACGCGGTACATCGAACGCAGCGCTTTCTCTTTGTCGGTCACATTACGCAGACCGAAAGAGATGGTGATGCAGTCAAAGGTATTATCAGCAAAAGGCAGGGCTTCCGCGTTGGCCTGAACATACTCAACGTTGCCCACGATGCCGATATTGCGCAGCTTTTCGCGGCCCATTTTGAGCATAGAATCATTGATATCAGCAAGCATGACGCGGCCGGTTTCCCCTACCAGGCGGGAGAACTTGGCCGTCAAATCACCGGTACCGCCCGCCAGATCCAGCACGGTCTGCCCGCGACGTACGCCACTGCAGTCGATGGTGAAACGCTTCCACAAACGATGGATCCCAAACGACATCAAGTCGTTCATCACATCATACTTTGCGGCGACAGAATGGAATACATGCGCCACCATATCTGCTTTCTGCTCTTTAGCGACCGTCTGAAAGCCAAAGTGCGTCGTTTCTTGTGAATCCTCAACCATCTCTATGCCTGCTTGCTTTTCAAGAAAATGTTCACTGAGTGTATCAGACTCAGCGCATTTCCCATACGTTTCAGCGTGGCGGAGCCGCCTCCCGGCTACGCACCGTCTCGGCAGAGTCGGGTGAAAATGCGTCATATTCCGGCAGGTTATCCTCATCTTCGAGGCGATATTGCTCGTCCTGAGCCGTAGCTTGTTCGACTAAATCAGGATTAATCCCGCGCTTGACCTCCACGCCCAGGCCGCGAAAGGCCTCCGCCTGAGCCAGCAGATTACCACGCCCGGAAGCGAGCTTTTTCATCGCCTGGCGATAGCTCTCTTGCGCCTTATCCAGGCTCTGGCCGATGGCGGACATGTCATCCACAAACAGGCGCATTTTGTCGTAAAGGCGCCCCGCCCGCTCGGCGATCTTCTGCGCGTTACGACTCTGGTGCTCATAGCGCCACAGATTGGCGATAGTGCGCAGAGCCACCAGCAGCGTCGTCGGGCTGACCAGCATAATATTATTTTGCAACGCCTCGCTGATGAGTTCGGGTTGGCGATCGATGGCCAGCAGGAACGCCGGCTCAACGGGAATAAACATCAGCACATAGTCGAGCGAACGCAGGCCAGGCAGCTGTTGATAATCCTTGCGTCCCAGCAGGCGAATATGGTTTCGCACCGAGGCAAGGTGTTCCTGCAGCGCAACTTCGCGGGTGTAGTCGTCTTCGGCGTTGAAATAGCGCTCATAGGCGACCAGGGTCATTTTGGCGTCGATCACCACGTCCTTACCCTGCGGCAGACGCACGATGACGTCCGGCTGCATCCGCGAGCGGTTGTCGGTCTCAATACTGACCTGAGTCTGGTACTCATAGCCTTCGCGCAGGCCCGAGGCCTCCAGCACGCGGGTTAAGACCACTTCCCCCCAGTTGCCCTGGGTTTTGTTATCCCCCTTCAGCGCTTTGGTCAGGTTCAGCGCCTCCTGTGCCATCTGCGCGTTCAACTGCTGCAGATTGCGGATCTCATGCGCCAGGGTATGTCTTTCCCGCGCCTCCTGGCCAAAGCTCTCCTGCACCTGGCGGCGGAAGCCGTCCAGCTGTTCGCGTAGCGGGGTCAGCAGGCCATGCAGGCTCTGGCGGTTTTGCTCATCGACGCGCCGGTTACTGTGTTCGAAAATGCGGTTGGCGAGGTTTTCAAACTGCTCGCTCAGGCGCTGCTCGCTGTTCACCATCTGGCGGATCTTATCTTCCGCATGCAGCTGGGTGGATTCGAGCCGGGTGGTGACCTCACGCAGATCGGCTTCCAGCGAGGTATTGATATCCCGCAGGCTGCGCAGCTCGTTGTTCAGCAGCTCACACTCCTCACGCCAATGGGCCTCCTGCGCCAGTTGCTGGCGGGCGGCGCTCAGCTCAATATCCAGCTCTCGCCGTTCCTCGATCAAATCGGCCCGAATTTGATCGGCGCGCGCTTTGGTCGCCAGCCAGCCGACAATTAACCCGGCAGCCAGTGCGATAACCGCGCTGATAATAATGGAGAGATCCACGACGCCCCCTGCGATAACCTGATGACACAAAATAGAATTGTGCTGTACAAACGTCCAGTTTAAAAGGAATTTCCTGCGAGGAGCAACGCAAAAAAGAAAGGCCGGAGGACCCGGCCTGACAGGGACAGTGTTGAATTACAGCAGACGGCGCGCTGCTTCCACGACGATTTTCACCGCATGGCTTTCGGTTTGCTTCATGGTTTCTGCGTTAGGGATCTCTTGCTGGGTACGGTTTACGATAACCCCGGCTACCATCCCGGCGCGCAGGCCCTGGCTGGCGCACATGGTCAGCAGCGTGGCGGATTCCATTTCATAGTTCATCACGCCCATTGCCTGCCACTCTTCCATCGAGCCCTTGAAGCGGCTCACCACGCGGCCGGAGAAGGTGTCGTAACGCTCCTGGCCCGGGTAGAAGGTATCCGAGGAGGCGGTCACGCCGATATGGGTGGTGGCGCCAATAGATTTCGCCGCTTCCACCAGCGCGGTGGTGCAGGCGAAGTCTGCGACGGCCGGGAACTCCATCGGTGCGAAGTGCAGGCTGGCGCCGTCCAGACGAACGGAGGCGGTAGTCACC is a genomic window containing:
- the udp gene encoding uridine phosphorylase; this translates as MSKSDVFHLGLTKNDLQGATLAIVPGDPERVEKIAALMDKPVKLASHREFTSWRAELDGKPVIVCSTGIGGPSTSIAVEELAQLGVRTFLRIGTTGAIQPHINVGDVLVTTASVRLDGASLHFAPMEFPAVADFACTTALVEAAKSIGATTHIGVTASSDTFYPGQERYDTFSGRVVSRFKGSMEEWQAMGVMNYEMESATLLTMCASQGLRAGMVAGVIVNRTQQEIPNAETMKQTESHAVKIVVEAARRLL
- the rmuC gene encoding DNA recombination protein RmuC; amino-acid sequence: MDLSIIISAVIALAAGLIVGWLATKARADQIRADLIEERRELDIELSAARQQLAQEAHWREECELLNNELRSLRDINTSLEADLREVTTRLESTQLHAEDKIRQMVNSEQRLSEQFENLANRIFEHSNRRVDEQNRQSLHGLLTPLREQLDGFRRQVQESFGQEARERHTLAHEIRNLQQLNAQMAQEALNLTKALKGDNKTQGNWGEVVLTRVLEASGLREGYEYQTQVSIETDNRSRMQPDVIVRLPQGKDVVIDAKMTLVAYERYFNAEDDYTREVALQEHLASVRNHIRLLGRKDYQQLPGLRSLDYVLMFIPVEPAFLLAIDRQPELISEALQNNIMLVSPTTLLVALRTIANLWRYEHQSRNAQKIAERAGRLYDKMRLFVDDMSAIGQSLDKAQESYRQAMKKLASGRGNLLAQAEAFRGLGVEVKRGINPDLVEQATAQDEQYRLEDEDNLPEYDAFSPDSAETVRSREAAPPR
- the ubiB gene encoding ubiquinone biosynthesis regulatory protein kinase UbiB, with product MTPGELRRLYFIIHTFLSYGLDELIPKMRITLPLRIWRRMLFWMPNRHQDQPLGARLRLALQELGPVWIKFGQMLSTRRDLFPPQIADQLALLQDRVAPFEGKLAQQQIEKAMGGLPVEAWFDDFSVEPLASASIAQVHTARLKENGKEVVIKVIRPDILPIIKADMKLIYRLARWVPRLLPDGRRLRPQEVVREYEKTLLDELNLLRESANAIQLRRNFEDSPMLYVPEVYPDYCSESMMVMERIYGIPVSDVEALEAQGTNMQLLAERGVQVFFTQVFRDSFFHADMHPGNIFVSYEHPEDPQYIGIDCGIVGSLNKEDKRYLAENFIAFFNRDYRKVAELHVDSGWVPPDTNVEEFEFAIRTVCEPIFEKPLAEISFGHVLLNLFNTARRFNMEVQPQLVLLQKTLLYVEGVGRQLYPQLDLWKTAKPFLESWIKDQVGIPALVRAFKDKAPFWIERMPEIPELVYQSLQQSKQLQTSVDTIVRDMHVRHVRQGQSRYLFGIGAVLLLSGTLLFIHRPEWGMMPGWLMAGGVVTWLIGWRKTH
- the tatA gene encoding Sec-independent protein translocase subunit TatA, whose protein sequence is MGGISIWQLLIVVVIVVLLFGTKKLSSLGSDLGASIKGFKKAMSDDDKPEKSAPDADFTAKTIADKQDDAKKDETKRHDKEQV
- the tatB gene encoding Sec-independent protein translocase protein TatB; its protein translation is MFDIGFSELLLVFVIGLIVLGPQRLPVAVKTVVGWIRTLRSLATTVQNELAQELKLQEFQESLKKVEKASLNNLTPELKASMDELREAAESMKRSYSAHDPEKASDEANTIHNPVVKGSEAQRQDVTPATAEHQASAPAHAPDPVVDEPPAPPADLQAEKTSATAAAPHSSPASSDKP
- the ubiJ gene encoding ubiquinone biosynthesis protein UbiJ gives rise to the protein MPFTPLVTAGIETALNTFLWRDKALKPARQRLLGKVLRVQLQDFATPVVLVFSERQVDVLSAWDGEADCTVITRLSVLPKLRNRQQLTALIRSGDLEVQGDLQVVQNMVSLCDLAEFDPAELLAPYTGDIVAEGVGKVLRGGAQFLLKGAERQQRYVAEAITEEWRLAPGPLELAWFAEETTAIERALAALEKRLETLEGK
- the ubiE gene encoding bifunctional demethylmenaquinone methyltransferase/2-methoxy-6-polyprenyl-1,4-benzoquinol methylase UbiE gives rise to the protein MVEDSQETTHFGFQTVAKEQKADMVAHVFHSVAAKYDVMNDLMSFGIHRLWKRFTIDCSGVRRGQTVLDLAGGTGDLTAKFSRLVGETGRVMLADINDSMLKMGREKLRNIGIVGNVEYVQANAEALPFADNTFDCITISFGLRNVTDKEKALRSMYRVLKPGGRLLVLEFSKPIIEPLSKAYDAYSFHILPKVGELVAKDGDSYRYLAESIRMHPDQETLKGMMQDAGFENVDYYNLTAGIVALHRGYKF